The Manis javanica isolate MJ-LG chromosome 4, MJ_LKY, whole genome shotgun sequence genome contains a region encoding:
- the NEK8 gene encoding serine/threonine-protein kinase Nek8 isoform X2, giving the protein MEKYERIRVVGRGAFGIVHLCLRKADQKLVIIKQIPVEQMTKEERQAAQNECQVLKLLNHPNVIEYYENFLEDKALMIAMEYAPGGTLAEFIQKRCNSLLEEETILHFFVQILLALHHVHTHLILHRDLKTQNILLDKHRMVVKIGDFGISKILSSKSKAYTVVGTPCYISPELCEGKPYNQKSDIWALGCVLYELASLKRAFEAANLPALVLKIMSGTFAPISDRYSPELRQLVLSLLSLEPAQRPPLSHIMAQPLCIRALLNLHTDVGSVRMRRAEKSLATGPPMAPGSTGSRTTSARCRGVPRGPACPAIPPPLSSVYAWGGGLSAPLRLPMLNTEVIQVAAGRTQKAGVTRSGRLILWEAPPLGAGAGTLLPGAVEQQHPQFVSRFLEGQSGVTIKHVACGDLFTACLTDRGIIMTFGSGSNGCLGHGSLNDISQPTIVEKLLGYEMVQVACGASHVLALSTDRELFAWGRGDGGRLGLGTRESHSCPQQVPMPPGQEAQRVVCGIDSSMILTVHGRALACGSNRFNKLGLDHLSLGEEAAPPQQVEEILSFIPLGSTPLDQEPLLSVDLGTAHSAAVTASGDCYTFGSNQHGQLGTSARRVSRAPCQVQGLQGIRIAMVACGDAFTVAIGAEGEVYSWGKGARGRLGRRDEDAGLPKPVQLDETHPYTVTSVSCCHGNTLLAVRSITEEPAPP; this is encoded by the exons ATGGAGAAGTACGAGCGGATCCGAGTGGTGGGGAGAGGTGCCTTCGG GATTGTGCACCTGTGCCTGCGCAAGGCTGACCAGAAGCTGGTGATCATCAAGCAGATCCCAGTGGAACAGATGACTAAGGAAGAGCGGCAGGCAGCCCAAAATGAGTGCCAGGTCCTCAAGCTCCTCAACCACCCCAATGTTATTGAGTACTATGAGAATTTCCTGGAGGACAAGGCCCTCATGATTGCCATGGAATATGCACCAG GTGGCACCCTGGCTGAGTTCATCCAAAAGCGCTGTAATTCTCTGCTGGAGGAGGAGACCATCCTGCACTTCTTTGTACAGATCCTGCTCGCACTGCATCATGTGCACACCCACCTCATCCTGCACCGCGACCTCAAGACCCAAAACATCCTTCTTGACAAACACCGCATGGTTGTCAAGATTGGTGACTTTGGCATCTCCAAGATCCTTAGCAGCAAGAGCAAGGCCTACACG GTGGTGGGTACTCCATGCTACATCTCCCCTGAACTGTGTGAGGGCAAACCCTACAACCAGAAGAGTGACATATGGGCCCTGGGCTGTGTTCTCTATGAGCTGGCCAGCCTCAAGAGGGCCTTTGAGGCTGCG AACCTGCCAGCACTGGTGCTGAAGATCATGAGTGGCACCTTTGCACCCATCTCTGACCGGTACAGCCCTGAGCTGCGCCAGCTGGTCCTGAGTCTGCTCAGCCTGGAGCCTGCACAGCGGCCGCCACTCAGCCACATCATGGCACAGCCCCTTTGCATTCGCGCCTTGCTCAACCTCCATACCGACGTGGGCAGCGTCCGCATGAGGAG GGCAGAGAAGTCCCTGGCCACCGGGCCTCCCATGGCCCCAGGCAGCACAGGAAGCCGGACCACCAGCGCTCGATGCAGAG GCGTTCCCCGGGGACCTGCATGTCCAGCCATTCCTCCGCCACTGTCGTCAGTGTACGCCTGGGGCGGTGGGCTCAGTGCTCCGCTGCGGCTGCCGATGCTTAACACAGAGGTAATCCAGGTAGCAGCGGGACGCACGCAGAAGGCTGGCGTCACTCGCTCTGGGCGCCTCATCCTATGGGAG GCCCCGCCCCTAGGCGCGGGAGCCGGTACCCTACTCCCGGGGGCGGTGGAACAGCAGCATCCCCAGTTCGTCTCTCGTTTCTTGGAGGGCCAGTCGGGCGTGACCATCAAGCACGTAGCCTGCGGCGACCTCTTCACGGCCTGCCTGACTG ACCGAGGCATTATTATGACCTTTGGCAGCGGCAGCAATGGGTGCCTAGGCCATGGCAGCCTTAATGACATCAGCCAG CCCACCATTGTGGAGAAACTGCTGGGCTATGAGATGGTGCAGGTGGCCTGTGGGGCCTCTCATGTGCTGGCCTTGTCTACTGACCGAGAACTATTTGCCTGGGGCCGCGGGGATGGTG GCCGGCTGGGACTAGGCACCAGGGAGTCCCACAGCTGCCCCCAGCAGGTACCCATGCCCCCAGGACAGGAAGCCCAGCGTGTTGTATGTGGCATTGACTCCTCCATGATCCTCACAGTGCATGGCCGAGCCCTGGCTTGTGGGAGCAACAG GTTCAACAAGCTTGGCCTAGACCATCTCTCTTTAGGGGAGGAGGCTGCCCCTCCCCAGCAAGTGGAGGAGATCCTGAGCTTCATACCACTAGGTTCTACACCCCTGGACCAGGAGCCCCTGCTAAGTGTGGACCTGGGCACTGCTCATTCAGCTGCTGTGACTG CCTCTGGTGACTGCTACACTTTTGGCAGCAATCAGCATGGGCAGTTGGGCACCAGTGCTCGCCGGGTCAGCCGGGCACCTTGTCAAGTCCAAGGCCTCCAGGGCATCAGGATAGCAATGGTGGCTTGTGGTGATGCCTTCACTGTAGCCATTGGGGCAG AAGGTGAAGTGTACTCTTGGGGTAAAGGGGCCCGAGGTCGACTGGGAAGGAGGGATGAGGATGCTGGACTCCCAAAGCCAGTGCAGCTGGATGAGACACACCCCTACACTGTGACTTCTGTGTCCTGTTGCCATGGAAACACTCTCCTTGCTGTTCGCT CCATCACAGAAGAACCAGCCCCCCCCTGA
- the NEK8 gene encoding serine/threonine-protein kinase Nek8 isoform X1, translating into MEKYERIRVVGRGAFGIVHLCLRKADQKLVIIKQIPVEQMTKEERQAAQNECQVLKLLNHPNVIEYYENFLEDKALMIAMEYAPGGTLAEFIQKRCNSLLEEETILHFFVQILLALHHVHTHLILHRDLKTQNILLDKHRMVVKIGDFGISKILSSKSKAYTVVGTPCYISPELCEGKPYNQKSDIWALGCVLYELASLKRAFEAANLPALVLKIMSGTFAPISDRYSPELRQLVLSLLSLEPAQRPPLSHIMAQPLCIRALLNLHTDVGSVRMRRAEKSLATGPPMAPGSTGSRTTSARCRGVPRGPACPAIPPPLSSVYAWGGGLSAPLRLPMLNTEVIQVAAGRTQKAGVTRSGRLILWEAPPLGAGAGTLLPGAVEQQHPQFVSRFLEGQSGVTIKHVACGDLFTACLTDRGIIMTFGSGSNGCLGHGSLNDISQPTIVEKLLGYEMVQVACGASHVLALSTDRELFAWGRGDGGRLGLGTRESHSCPQQVPMPPGQEAQRVVCGIDSSMILTVHGRALACGSNRFNKLGLDHLSLGEEAAPPQQVEEILSFIPLGSTPLDQEPLLSVDLGTAHSAAVTASGDCYTFGSNQHGQLGTSARRVSRAPCQVQGLQGIRIAMVACGDAFTVAIGAEGEVYSWGKGARGRLGRRDEDAGLPKPVQLDETHPYTVTSVSCCHGNTLLAVRCRAQSPVWSWSRGG; encoded by the exons ATGGAGAAGTACGAGCGGATCCGAGTGGTGGGGAGAGGTGCCTTCGG GATTGTGCACCTGTGCCTGCGCAAGGCTGACCAGAAGCTGGTGATCATCAAGCAGATCCCAGTGGAACAGATGACTAAGGAAGAGCGGCAGGCAGCCCAAAATGAGTGCCAGGTCCTCAAGCTCCTCAACCACCCCAATGTTATTGAGTACTATGAGAATTTCCTGGAGGACAAGGCCCTCATGATTGCCATGGAATATGCACCAG GTGGCACCCTGGCTGAGTTCATCCAAAAGCGCTGTAATTCTCTGCTGGAGGAGGAGACCATCCTGCACTTCTTTGTACAGATCCTGCTCGCACTGCATCATGTGCACACCCACCTCATCCTGCACCGCGACCTCAAGACCCAAAACATCCTTCTTGACAAACACCGCATGGTTGTCAAGATTGGTGACTTTGGCATCTCCAAGATCCTTAGCAGCAAGAGCAAGGCCTACACG GTGGTGGGTACTCCATGCTACATCTCCCCTGAACTGTGTGAGGGCAAACCCTACAACCAGAAGAGTGACATATGGGCCCTGGGCTGTGTTCTCTATGAGCTGGCCAGCCTCAAGAGGGCCTTTGAGGCTGCG AACCTGCCAGCACTGGTGCTGAAGATCATGAGTGGCACCTTTGCACCCATCTCTGACCGGTACAGCCCTGAGCTGCGCCAGCTGGTCCTGAGTCTGCTCAGCCTGGAGCCTGCACAGCGGCCGCCACTCAGCCACATCATGGCACAGCCCCTTTGCATTCGCGCCTTGCTCAACCTCCATACCGACGTGGGCAGCGTCCGCATGAGGAG GGCAGAGAAGTCCCTGGCCACCGGGCCTCCCATGGCCCCAGGCAGCACAGGAAGCCGGACCACCAGCGCTCGATGCAGAG GCGTTCCCCGGGGACCTGCATGTCCAGCCATTCCTCCGCCACTGTCGTCAGTGTACGCCTGGGGCGGTGGGCTCAGTGCTCCGCTGCGGCTGCCGATGCTTAACACAGAGGTAATCCAGGTAGCAGCGGGACGCACGCAGAAGGCTGGCGTCACTCGCTCTGGGCGCCTCATCCTATGGGAG GCCCCGCCCCTAGGCGCGGGAGCCGGTACCCTACTCCCGGGGGCGGTGGAACAGCAGCATCCCCAGTTCGTCTCTCGTTTCTTGGAGGGCCAGTCGGGCGTGACCATCAAGCACGTAGCCTGCGGCGACCTCTTCACGGCCTGCCTGACTG ACCGAGGCATTATTATGACCTTTGGCAGCGGCAGCAATGGGTGCCTAGGCCATGGCAGCCTTAATGACATCAGCCAG CCCACCATTGTGGAGAAACTGCTGGGCTATGAGATGGTGCAGGTGGCCTGTGGGGCCTCTCATGTGCTGGCCTTGTCTACTGACCGAGAACTATTTGCCTGGGGCCGCGGGGATGGTG GCCGGCTGGGACTAGGCACCAGGGAGTCCCACAGCTGCCCCCAGCAGGTACCCATGCCCCCAGGACAGGAAGCCCAGCGTGTTGTATGTGGCATTGACTCCTCCATGATCCTCACAGTGCATGGCCGAGCCCTGGCTTGTGGGAGCAACAG GTTCAACAAGCTTGGCCTAGACCATCTCTCTTTAGGGGAGGAGGCTGCCCCTCCCCAGCAAGTGGAGGAGATCCTGAGCTTCATACCACTAGGTTCTACACCCCTGGACCAGGAGCCCCTGCTAAGTGTGGACCTGGGCACTGCTCATTCAGCTGCTGTGACTG CCTCTGGTGACTGCTACACTTTTGGCAGCAATCAGCATGGGCAGTTGGGCACCAGTGCTCGCCGGGTCAGCCGGGCACCTTGTCAAGTCCAAGGCCTCCAGGGCATCAGGATAGCAATGGTGGCTTGTGGTGATGCCTTCACTGTAGCCATTGGGGCAG AAGGTGAAGTGTACTCTTGGGGTAAAGGGGCCCGAGGTCGACTGGGAAGGAGGGATGAGGATGCTGGACTCCCAAAGCCAGTGCAGCTGGATGAGACACACCCCTACACTGTGACTTCTGTGTCCTGTTGCCATGGAAACACTCTCCTTGCTGTTCGCT GCAGAGCCCAGAGTCCAGTGTGGAGTTGGAGCAGAGGTGGGTGA
- the NEK8 gene encoding serine/threonine-protein kinase Nek8 isoform X5 produces the protein MVVKIGDFGISKILSSKSKAYTVVGTPCYISPELCEGKPYNQKSDIWALGCVLYELASLKRAFEAANLPALVLKIMSGTFAPISDRYSPELRQLVLSLLSLEPAQRPPLSHIMAQPLCIRALLNLHTDVGSVRMRRAEKSLATGPPMAPGSTGSRTTSARCRGVPRGPACPAIPPPLSSVYAWGGGLSAPLRLPMLNTEVIQVAAGRTQKAGVTRSGRLILWEAPPLGAGAGTLLPGAVEQQHPQFVSRFLEGQSGVTIKHVACGDLFTACLTDRGIIMTFGSGSNGCLGHGSLNDISQPTIVEKLLGYEMVQVACGASHVLALSTDRELFAWGRGDGGRLGLGTRESHSCPQQVPMPPGQEAQRVVCGIDSSMILTVHGRALACGSNRFNKLGLDHLSLGEEAAPPQQVEEILSFIPLGSTPLDQEPLLSVDLGTAHSAAVTASGDCYTFGSNQHGQLGTSARRVSRAPCQVQGLQGIRIAMVACGDAFTVAIGAEGEVYSWGKGARGRLGRRDEDAGLPKPVQLDETHPYTVTSVSCCHGNTLLAVRCRAQSPVWSWSRGG, from the exons ATGGTTGTCAAGATTGGTGACTTTGGCATCTCCAAGATCCTTAGCAGCAAGAGCAAGGCCTACACG GTGGTGGGTACTCCATGCTACATCTCCCCTGAACTGTGTGAGGGCAAACCCTACAACCAGAAGAGTGACATATGGGCCCTGGGCTGTGTTCTCTATGAGCTGGCCAGCCTCAAGAGGGCCTTTGAGGCTGCG AACCTGCCAGCACTGGTGCTGAAGATCATGAGTGGCACCTTTGCACCCATCTCTGACCGGTACAGCCCTGAGCTGCGCCAGCTGGTCCTGAGTCTGCTCAGCCTGGAGCCTGCACAGCGGCCGCCACTCAGCCACATCATGGCACAGCCCCTTTGCATTCGCGCCTTGCTCAACCTCCATACCGACGTGGGCAGCGTCCGCATGAGGAG GGCAGAGAAGTCCCTGGCCACCGGGCCTCCCATGGCCCCAGGCAGCACAGGAAGCCGGACCACCAGCGCTCGATGCAGAG GCGTTCCCCGGGGACCTGCATGTCCAGCCATTCCTCCGCCACTGTCGTCAGTGTACGCCTGGGGCGGTGGGCTCAGTGCTCCGCTGCGGCTGCCGATGCTTAACACAGAGGTAATCCAGGTAGCAGCGGGACGCACGCAGAAGGCTGGCGTCACTCGCTCTGGGCGCCTCATCCTATGGGAG GCCCCGCCCCTAGGCGCGGGAGCCGGTACCCTACTCCCGGGGGCGGTGGAACAGCAGCATCCCCAGTTCGTCTCTCGTTTCTTGGAGGGCCAGTCGGGCGTGACCATCAAGCACGTAGCCTGCGGCGACCTCTTCACGGCCTGCCTGACTG ACCGAGGCATTATTATGACCTTTGGCAGCGGCAGCAATGGGTGCCTAGGCCATGGCAGCCTTAATGACATCAGCCAG CCCACCATTGTGGAGAAACTGCTGGGCTATGAGATGGTGCAGGTGGCCTGTGGGGCCTCTCATGTGCTGGCCTTGTCTACTGACCGAGAACTATTTGCCTGGGGCCGCGGGGATGGTG GCCGGCTGGGACTAGGCACCAGGGAGTCCCACAGCTGCCCCCAGCAGGTACCCATGCCCCCAGGACAGGAAGCCCAGCGTGTTGTATGTGGCATTGACTCCTCCATGATCCTCACAGTGCATGGCCGAGCCCTGGCTTGTGGGAGCAACAG GTTCAACAAGCTTGGCCTAGACCATCTCTCTTTAGGGGAGGAGGCTGCCCCTCCCCAGCAAGTGGAGGAGATCCTGAGCTTCATACCACTAGGTTCTACACCCCTGGACCAGGAGCCCCTGCTAAGTGTGGACCTGGGCACTGCTCATTCAGCTGCTGTGACTG CCTCTGGTGACTGCTACACTTTTGGCAGCAATCAGCATGGGCAGTTGGGCACCAGTGCTCGCCGGGTCAGCCGGGCACCTTGTCAAGTCCAAGGCCTCCAGGGCATCAGGATAGCAATGGTGGCTTGTGGTGATGCCTTCACTGTAGCCATTGGGGCAG AAGGTGAAGTGTACTCTTGGGGTAAAGGGGCCCGAGGTCGACTGGGAAGGAGGGATGAGGATGCTGGACTCCCAAAGCCAGTGCAGCTGGATGAGACACACCCCTACACTGTGACTTCTGTGTCCTGTTGCCATGGAAACACTCTCCTTGCTGTTCGCT GCAGAGCCCAGAGTCCAGTGTGGAGTTGGAGCAGAGGTGGGTGA
- the NEK8 gene encoding serine/threonine-protein kinase Nek8 isoform X3, translating into MEKYERIRVVGRGAFGIVHLCLRKADQKLVIIKQIPVEQMTKEERQAAQNECQVLKLLNHPNVIEYYENFLEDKALMIAMEYAPGGTLAEFIQKRCNSLLEEETILHFFVQILLALHHVHTHLILHRDLKTQNILLDKHRMVVKIGDFGISKILSSKSKAYTVVGTPCYISPELCEGKPYNQKSDIWALGCVLYELASLKRAFEAANLPALVLKIMSGTFAPISDRYSPELRQLVLSLLSLEPAQRPPLSHIMAQPLCIRALLNLHTDVGSVRMRRAEKSLATGPPMAPGSTGSRTTSARCRGVPRGPACPAIPPPLSSVYAWGGGLSAPLRLPMLNTEVIQVAAGRTQKAGVTRSGRLILWEAPPLGAGAGTLLPGAVEQQHPQFVSRFLEGQSGVTIKHVACGDLFTACLTDRGIIMTFGSGSNGCLGHGSLNDISQPTIVEKLLGYEMVQVACGASHVLALSTDRELFAWGRGDGGRLGLGTRESHSCPQQVPMPPGQEAQRVVCGIDSSMILTVHGRALACGSNRFNKLGLDHLSLGEEAAPPQQVEEILSFIPLGSTPLDQEPLLSVDLGTAHSAAVTASGDCYTFGSNQHGQLGTSARRVSRAPCQVQGLQGIRIAMVACGDAFTVAIGAEGEVYSWGKGARGRLGRRDEDAGLPKPVQLDETHPYTVTSVSCCHGNTLLAVR; encoded by the exons ATGGAGAAGTACGAGCGGATCCGAGTGGTGGGGAGAGGTGCCTTCGG GATTGTGCACCTGTGCCTGCGCAAGGCTGACCAGAAGCTGGTGATCATCAAGCAGATCCCAGTGGAACAGATGACTAAGGAAGAGCGGCAGGCAGCCCAAAATGAGTGCCAGGTCCTCAAGCTCCTCAACCACCCCAATGTTATTGAGTACTATGAGAATTTCCTGGAGGACAAGGCCCTCATGATTGCCATGGAATATGCACCAG GTGGCACCCTGGCTGAGTTCATCCAAAAGCGCTGTAATTCTCTGCTGGAGGAGGAGACCATCCTGCACTTCTTTGTACAGATCCTGCTCGCACTGCATCATGTGCACACCCACCTCATCCTGCACCGCGACCTCAAGACCCAAAACATCCTTCTTGACAAACACCGCATGGTTGTCAAGATTGGTGACTTTGGCATCTCCAAGATCCTTAGCAGCAAGAGCAAGGCCTACACG GTGGTGGGTACTCCATGCTACATCTCCCCTGAACTGTGTGAGGGCAAACCCTACAACCAGAAGAGTGACATATGGGCCCTGGGCTGTGTTCTCTATGAGCTGGCCAGCCTCAAGAGGGCCTTTGAGGCTGCG AACCTGCCAGCACTGGTGCTGAAGATCATGAGTGGCACCTTTGCACCCATCTCTGACCGGTACAGCCCTGAGCTGCGCCAGCTGGTCCTGAGTCTGCTCAGCCTGGAGCCTGCACAGCGGCCGCCACTCAGCCACATCATGGCACAGCCCCTTTGCATTCGCGCCTTGCTCAACCTCCATACCGACGTGGGCAGCGTCCGCATGAGGAG GGCAGAGAAGTCCCTGGCCACCGGGCCTCCCATGGCCCCAGGCAGCACAGGAAGCCGGACCACCAGCGCTCGATGCAGAG GCGTTCCCCGGGGACCTGCATGTCCAGCCATTCCTCCGCCACTGTCGTCAGTGTACGCCTGGGGCGGTGGGCTCAGTGCTCCGCTGCGGCTGCCGATGCTTAACACAGAGGTAATCCAGGTAGCAGCGGGACGCACGCAGAAGGCTGGCGTCACTCGCTCTGGGCGCCTCATCCTATGGGAG GCCCCGCCCCTAGGCGCGGGAGCCGGTACCCTACTCCCGGGGGCGGTGGAACAGCAGCATCCCCAGTTCGTCTCTCGTTTCTTGGAGGGCCAGTCGGGCGTGACCATCAAGCACGTAGCCTGCGGCGACCTCTTCACGGCCTGCCTGACTG ACCGAGGCATTATTATGACCTTTGGCAGCGGCAGCAATGGGTGCCTAGGCCATGGCAGCCTTAATGACATCAGCCAG CCCACCATTGTGGAGAAACTGCTGGGCTATGAGATGGTGCAGGTGGCCTGTGGGGCCTCTCATGTGCTGGCCTTGTCTACTGACCGAGAACTATTTGCCTGGGGCCGCGGGGATGGTG GCCGGCTGGGACTAGGCACCAGGGAGTCCCACAGCTGCCCCCAGCAGGTACCCATGCCCCCAGGACAGGAAGCCCAGCGTGTTGTATGTGGCATTGACTCCTCCATGATCCTCACAGTGCATGGCCGAGCCCTGGCTTGTGGGAGCAACAG GTTCAACAAGCTTGGCCTAGACCATCTCTCTTTAGGGGAGGAGGCTGCCCCTCCCCAGCAAGTGGAGGAGATCCTGAGCTTCATACCACTAGGTTCTACACCCCTGGACCAGGAGCCCCTGCTAAGTGTGGACCTGGGCACTGCTCATTCAGCTGCTGTGACTG CCTCTGGTGACTGCTACACTTTTGGCAGCAATCAGCATGGGCAGTTGGGCACCAGTGCTCGCCGGGTCAGCCGGGCACCTTGTCAAGTCCAAGGCCTCCAGGGCATCAGGATAGCAATGGTGGCTTGTGGTGATGCCTTCACTGTAGCCATTGGGGCAG AAGGTGAAGTGTACTCTTGGGGTAAAGGGGCCCGAGGTCGACTGGGAAGGAGGGATGAGGATGCTGGACTCCCAAAGCCAGTGCAGCTGGATGAGACACACCCCTACACTGTGACTTCTGTGTCCTGTTGCCATGGAAACACTCTCCTTGCTGTTCGCT AG
- the NEK8 gene encoding serine/threonine-protein kinase Nek8 isoform X4 has translation MEKYERIRVVGRGAFGIVHLCLRKADQKLVIIKQIPVEQMTKEERQAAQNECQVLKLLNHPNVIEYYENFLEDKALMIAMEYAPGGTLAEFIQKRCNSLLEEETILHFFVQILLALHHVHTHLILHRDLKTQNILLDKHRMVVKIGDFGISKILSSKSKAYTVVGTPCYISPELCEGKPYNQKSDIWALGCVLYELASLKRAFEAANLPALVLKIMSGTFAPISDRYSPELRQLVLSLLSLEPAQRPPLSHIMAQPLCIRALLNLHTDVGSVRMRRAEKSLATGPPMAPGSTGSRTTSARCRGVPRGPACPAIPPPLSSVYAWGGGLSAPLRLPMLNTEVIQVAAGRTQKAGVTRSGRLILWEAPPLGAGAGTLLPGAVEQQHPQFVSRFLEGQSGVTIKHVACGDLFTACLTDRGIIMTFGSGSNGCLGHGSLNDISQPTIVEKLLGYEMVQVACGASHVLALSTDRELFAWGRGDGGRLGLGTRESHSCPQQVPMPPGQEAQRVVCGIDSSMILTVHGRALACGSNRGGGCPSPASGGDPELHTTRFYTPGPGAPAKCGPGHCSFSCCDCLW, from the exons ATGGAGAAGTACGAGCGGATCCGAGTGGTGGGGAGAGGTGCCTTCGG GATTGTGCACCTGTGCCTGCGCAAGGCTGACCAGAAGCTGGTGATCATCAAGCAGATCCCAGTGGAACAGATGACTAAGGAAGAGCGGCAGGCAGCCCAAAATGAGTGCCAGGTCCTCAAGCTCCTCAACCACCCCAATGTTATTGAGTACTATGAGAATTTCCTGGAGGACAAGGCCCTCATGATTGCCATGGAATATGCACCAG GTGGCACCCTGGCTGAGTTCATCCAAAAGCGCTGTAATTCTCTGCTGGAGGAGGAGACCATCCTGCACTTCTTTGTACAGATCCTGCTCGCACTGCATCATGTGCACACCCACCTCATCCTGCACCGCGACCTCAAGACCCAAAACATCCTTCTTGACAAACACCGCATGGTTGTCAAGATTGGTGACTTTGGCATCTCCAAGATCCTTAGCAGCAAGAGCAAGGCCTACACG GTGGTGGGTACTCCATGCTACATCTCCCCTGAACTGTGTGAGGGCAAACCCTACAACCAGAAGAGTGACATATGGGCCCTGGGCTGTGTTCTCTATGAGCTGGCCAGCCTCAAGAGGGCCTTTGAGGCTGCG AACCTGCCAGCACTGGTGCTGAAGATCATGAGTGGCACCTTTGCACCCATCTCTGACCGGTACAGCCCTGAGCTGCGCCAGCTGGTCCTGAGTCTGCTCAGCCTGGAGCCTGCACAGCGGCCGCCACTCAGCCACATCATGGCACAGCCCCTTTGCATTCGCGCCTTGCTCAACCTCCATACCGACGTGGGCAGCGTCCGCATGAGGAG GGCAGAGAAGTCCCTGGCCACCGGGCCTCCCATGGCCCCAGGCAGCACAGGAAGCCGGACCACCAGCGCTCGATGCAGAG GCGTTCCCCGGGGACCTGCATGTCCAGCCATTCCTCCGCCACTGTCGTCAGTGTACGCCTGGGGCGGTGGGCTCAGTGCTCCGCTGCGGCTGCCGATGCTTAACACAGAGGTAATCCAGGTAGCAGCGGGACGCACGCAGAAGGCTGGCGTCACTCGCTCTGGGCGCCTCATCCTATGGGAG GCCCCGCCCCTAGGCGCGGGAGCCGGTACCCTACTCCCGGGGGCGGTGGAACAGCAGCATCCCCAGTTCGTCTCTCGTTTCTTGGAGGGCCAGTCGGGCGTGACCATCAAGCACGTAGCCTGCGGCGACCTCTTCACGGCCTGCCTGACTG ACCGAGGCATTATTATGACCTTTGGCAGCGGCAGCAATGGGTGCCTAGGCCATGGCAGCCTTAATGACATCAGCCAG CCCACCATTGTGGAGAAACTGCTGGGCTATGAGATGGTGCAGGTGGCCTGTGGGGCCTCTCATGTGCTGGCCTTGTCTACTGACCGAGAACTATTTGCCTGGGGCCGCGGGGATGGTG GCCGGCTGGGACTAGGCACCAGGGAGTCCCACAGCTGCCCCCAGCAGGTACCCATGCCCCCAGGACAGGAAGCCCAGCGTGTTGTATGTGGCATTGACTCCTCCATGATCCTCACAGTGCATGGCCGAGCCCTGGCTTGTGGGAGCAACAG GGGAGGAGGCTGCCCCTCCCCAGCAAGTGGAGGAGATCCTGAGCTTCATACCACTAGGTTCTACACCCCTGGACCAGGAGCCCCTGCTAAGTGTGGACCTGGGCACTGCTCATTCAGCTGCTGTGACTG CCTCTGGTGA